TTTATTTTTATCATCCAATAAAACTCTTGGAGTAGATTTTCCCAATGGAATATCAATCATTCTTATCGACCTCTGCCTTCTCTTTTATCTTAAATCCAATCAAGGTAATATCATCTCTTTGCTCAGCTAAACCACGATAATCATCAAAAAATGTATCTAAGTTAATTTTCTGCTTGTCCATATCCAGTTTATATCCTGATTTAATTAAGTTTAAGTATCTTGTCCAACCTAAACCAAAATCTTGATCGCCACCATTTTGATCTAAATATCCATCTGTAGTCATATAAAATGAAGTTGATGGATCAACATTAATCTCATGATTTGTATAATTATAATCAATTTTTGATCTTTTGTAACCTATCCCCTGTCGATCACCCTTATACTCAGTCAACTCTCCATTAGCATCTACTGTATGTAAACGTATCTTAGAGCCTGCAAATGTTAACTTACTACTATTAATATCATAATAACATAACCCAATATCTAAACCATCATCTGCAATATCAAAAGGGTTATCCTGACTTAAGATTCTTTTTAAAATTCTATTTAGTTCATACAATATTGTTGCGGGATCAGAGTTATTAATATGGCTAACAATTCTTTCTAATACATTATTAGCAGTTGTTGACAATATTGCACCTGGAACTCCATGACCAGTACAATCAATAACTGCAATTAAAAAACCTTTATCATGCTTATAAAACCAGTAGGAGTCCCCTCCTACAACATTTTTTGGTTTCCATATTGTATAAAAATCTGATAGATACTCAGCCATAGTGTATTTATTAGGTAACATAGAGTTTTGGATTTTTGACGCATACTCTATACTATCCATAACCATTCTGTTTTTCTCTTTAAGCTCTAGTGTTCTAACAAAAACCCGATCTTCCAATGTTCGATTAAGATCTAGATTTTTTTCGTACTCAACCTCTAAATTCTCATGGGTATTCGCAAACCTTTTAGCTAGTACAATAGAGAATACAGCAGCCATTAAGAAAAAGCCTTCTCCAATTAAAGGATCTTTATATATAATTGTAGAAAAACACAACATACTATATATAAACGTTAGTCCTAATAGAAAAATACTTAGAAATAGTAATTTAGAATACATAAGTCTTTTTCTTAAGGTTCCTATTGATATGGCAAATAGATAGATTACCACTAAAATATAACTTAACTGGAACAACATATATAGAGATCTATTAAATATAAATAGTTGACCAGTAATAAAGAACTCAATTAAAACAAAAGCTGCTAAAAAAAGATAAAAAACAGTAAATATTTTTCCTACTAATCTAATTTTCATATTATAAAAAGCGTGGAAGAAAAGTATAGGAAGCAGATACATAAGTATACCACCAATAAAAGTTAATACCCAATATGCCCATGGATAGTTAAATATATAGAACCATAAGCCGTTAAACCCCATTATAAATAATGCAACAGAGAAACATAACCCTGCAAAAACCAGATTAAAGGTGTCTTGCCTTCTAAAAAGATAATGAAATATAAAAAATAGGGATAAAAATAGAGATATAAAGGAGATTCCTACATTCCTTATAATAAATGAGATAAAGAACTTATAAACAAAGTTATAGGTTCCTAAATGGGGCATTCCACTAAAACCACCCCAACCACTAAAGGATTTCACCCTAACTGATATATCATTAACACCAGCTTTAATCAACTCTTTAGGAATATCTACCGAAACGGCTTTAGTACCAAACTTATTCTCCGATTCATATAAAAACTGCCCATTTAAATATACAGAATATCCTCCATAACTAAAGGGTAAAAAGAGACCAAGATGCTCCGATGCTACAGATGGATCAATATCCATATATAACTTAAACCAACCTGTCCCTGTGTAGTTTTTAGCTTCTGGTACTTGCAAGTACCACGCTCCAACTATATTACAATTATACCAATCATTAATATTATTAATTTTATCTTTATACATTAAATTGTCATCTGGAATAAAAAGCCAGTTTCGGCTCAGATTTACTCCCTCTTCTTTGTTATTAAAAGATACTACATCAATATTATTTTTTTTAAATTCTTGTGATTGTAAATTAAATGAAATGAATAACAAGATATAGATAAATGACAATTTAATTTTCATATAAGTCTTTCCTTAATGTTTATTAGTATAAGAGTCCTAAATTAGAGTTTTTAATTTCTTCTTTATTATCAACCATCTTCTTAACATCGTCCTCATGAACATCATACCCCTTACTACTTAACCAAGATGATATTGTTTTATGATCAGAACCTTCAATATGAGTTTTTAACTCTTCTGCTAACGTACTCTCTTTTGCTGAGTCTACAACAAAATCAATAAAATTTTTCATAACTGTTACCTCTTTTTAAATGTATATATTTAATATCTTATTATTAGTGGCTCTTGGTGTCAAATATTATTGAATAATTAAATTCCCATTACTGTGCATTTATCCAGCTAAAATCAAGGAAAAGTAGTTCTAACAGGTATTGTTAATCAATTACCACACTAATGACTTAACTTTAAAATTAAGATTCTTTAATCGACATCTTACAATTTGTATACTAATATTTTATCTATGTTATCTTTAGAAGTTACAACAAGGTGTAATTTACGCTGTTTAAACTGCTTTGCCCATGAGGGAGGGGAGTTCTCTGATATAAGTTACAAATTAGCAGAAGATGCACTTAATGAGGGTAAAGAGCTGGGATATTCTAAACTGAGTATAACAGGAGGAGAACCTCTATTATGGCTTAGACTATTTGACCTGTTAGATTATGCCTTTAAAATAGGTTATAAATATATTTTAGTAAATTCTAATGGCCATCTATTTACTCAGGATATATGTAAAAGACTAAAAAAATATGGGGACAAACTACATATAAGCTGTACAATAAATGGGGATAAAAAGGAGCATGATAATACCCGTGGTTCTGGATCTTATAACAAAGTAATAAATGGAGTAAAAACAGGCCTTAAGTTTGGATTAAATATATATATCTATACCGTAATAACATCTAAAAACCTAGAAAGCCTCCCCTACTTCACCCAGAATATTTTTAGAGAGCTAAAGGGTATTAAAACCCTACTATTTATTCAACTTAGGGGAGTAGATAATGACTACTACAAGGTCGATGGATTAAAAATAACAGAGACTAGGTTTATAGAATTTGTTAATATGGTGGCATTTTTATCCCTTGCAGTATACAAGGTAGAGATTCTTGAGAACTCCCTTGCTACTGTTGTGGCTAAGAAGTTAAAACTTAAATGGTTTCCTAAATCTCCTGATATTTCCAGAGAAGGAAAAGTTGTTATTCTTCAAAATGGAAATATTACATTTAACCACTCATCCAACGTATACTTGGGGAAGTATAATAAAGGAAAACTAAAAGAGACCTTAAGTTCAAAAACTTATTTAGAAGGAACTAGGGAAGAAAGCATAAGCTGTAAGACATGTAAATATATAAAGATATGCAGGAATAGTGGGAAACTTAGACCATCTGATGATTACCACAATACTGGAGATACAAGAGAACTATACTGTAAAAAAGTATTGGATTTAATACCGTGAAGATACTATTAATAGTCCCACCCTTTGGACCTATTGAGTTTCAATCCCTTGGGCTACACAATCTACAAGCCTTAGGTAGGTTAAATGGTTTTGAAGTTGATATACTTTATGCTAATATTCATTTTGCCTCCCAGATTGGTGAAAAGTATAACTCCCTGTGTAATATGAACTACTTTCTTCTAGGAGAGAGAATTTTTGCAAGATCTGCCTGGGGTTGTAGTGTAGATAGTCTATTAAACCAAGAGATATATAATTATACGACAGTTTACAATAGAGATGAAAACCCAGTTAGGTTTTTCCCTAAAACAGATGAGGTTAAAATATCAAGATTAATAGAGTATGAAAAGATAGCTTATAATTGGATAGATAGTTTTGTAGAAAATTTCCTTGAGTCCCACTATGATATAGTTGGTGTTACATCTAGCTTTGAACAGACAAATGCAGCTGTATCAATACTAAAAAAAGTAAAACAAAAACAGCCTAATGTTATAACTATTTTTGGAGGGTTTAATTGTGAAGGGGATGGGGCAGATGGAATAAAAAGCCTTGATCCCGGGAACAAATTTATAAACTATATTTTTAGTGGAGAGAGTGAACTAACATTTATTAGTTTCCTAAATAAAATTAGAGTTGATGGGTATTACAGTAATAGAATTATTTATGGAAAACCCCTAGAAGACCTGGATCTTATACCCAATTTAGATTATTCAGACTATTTTGATGCATTAGACAAATTCCTTCCAAATAAAAGTAGATCAAACATTAATTTAGTAATGGAAACAAGTAGAGGGTGTTGGTGGGGGGAGAAAAATCAGTGTAAATTCTGTGGAACATCTGAGAGAATTTGTTACAGAGTAAAGAGTGAAGAGCGAGTATTAAAA
Above is a genomic segment from Thiospirochaeta perfilievii containing:
- a CDS encoding SpoIIE family protein phosphatase — translated: MKIKLSFIYILLFISFNLQSQEFKKNNIDVVSFNNKEEGVNLSRNWLFIPDDNLMYKDKINNINDWYNCNIVGAWYLQVPEAKNYTGTGWFKLYMDIDPSVASEHLGLFLPFSYGGYSVYLNGQFLYESENKFGTKAVSVDIPKELIKAGVNDISVRVKSFSGWGGFSGMPHLGTYNFVYKFFISFIIRNVGISFISLFLSLFFIFHYLFRRQDTFNLVFAGLCFSVALFIMGFNGLWFYIFNYPWAYWVLTFIGGILMYLLPILFFHAFYNMKIRLVGKIFTVFYLFLAAFVLIEFFITGQLFIFNRSLYMLFQLSYILVVIYLFAISIGTLRKRLMYSKLLFLSIFLLGLTFIYSMLCFSTIIYKDPLIGEGFFLMAAVFSIVLAKRFANTHENLEVEYEKNLDLNRTLEDRVFVRTLELKEKNRMVMDSIEYASKIQNSMLPNKYTMAEYLSDFYTIWKPKNVVGGDSYWFYKHDKGFLIAVIDCTGHGVPGAILSTTANNVLERIVSHINNSDPATILYELNRILKRILSQDNPFDIADDGLDIGLCYYDINSSKLTFAGSKIRLHTVDANGELTEYKGDRQGIGYKRSKIDYNYTNHEINVDPSTSFYMTTDGYLDQNGGDQDFGLGWTRYLNLIKSGYKLDMDKQKINLDTFFDDYRGLAEQRDDITLIGFKIKEKAEVDKND
- a CDS encoding radical SAM protein, with product MLSLEVTTRCNLRCLNCFAHEGGEFSDISYKLAEDALNEGKELGYSKLSITGGEPLLWLRLFDLLDYAFKIGYKYILVNSNGHLFTQDICKRLKKYGDKLHISCTINGDKKEHDNTRGSGSYNKVINGVKTGLKFGLNIYIYTVITSKNLESLPYFTQNIFRELKGIKTLLFIQLRGVDNDYYKVDGLKITETRFIEFVNMVAFLSLAVYKVEILENSLATVVAKKLKLKWFPKSPDISREGKVVILQNGNITFNHSSNVYLGKYNKGKLKETLSSKTYLEGTREESISCKTCKYIKICRNSGKLRPSDDYHNTGDTRELYCKKVLDLIP